A genomic stretch from Chitinophaga agri includes:
- a CDS encoding RagB/SusD family nutrient uptake outer membrane protein, protein MQTHRYILLFITLTGILFSGCEKQLDIKPEVFISPEELYKDEAGVIAGITGIYRQLLVLKRSDYAVVGMVGTDEAKMTIFVPTWGPYWQGFAAVNNYSNLLTAQNDVVQGFWTVSYKGINNANVAIKYIQKAPVSEELKSRTIAEARFLRALFYFYLVQLYDGVPMPTEADNPEADKEGYPRRTAEEVYQLVITDLQFAADHLNSKGTNGPDAGRATKEAATALLGKVYLTRKQYDLAKSILAPLLTSSKTTLMPAYADLFVEKNENNTESLFEVQFSNEPDNTSNMANNTGAWQINSPGLSGAGGHVIIPTDYFFNSFEDGDLRKDATFRTIFYDVNGNVVDYSWWADVGKPHVKKFDITAGVSVSGSQSSRNMYYLRLADVILMHAEAANESNDINTALGELNIIRARAGLDKWEKAHGGLPSQDQLRDAIMTERMHELGFEGWRWFDLKRTGKLIETVKANNIDATPNIQQKHLLYPIPAKEFENNPKLTPKDQNPGY, encoded by the coding sequence ATGCAAACGCATCGCTATATACTGTTATTCATTACGCTAACGGGCATACTGTTCAGCGGTTGTGAAAAACAACTTGACATCAAACCAGAAGTATTTATTTCTCCGGAAGAACTATACAAGGATGAAGCGGGTGTAATAGCCGGCATCACAGGCATCTACCGGCAACTGCTTGTATTGAAAAGATCGGACTATGCCGTGGTGGGCATGGTGGGAACAGATGAAGCCAAAATGACCATTTTCGTACCAACCTGGGGGCCCTACTGGCAGGGATTCGCGGCGGTGAATAACTATTCCAATCTGTTAACAGCACAGAATGATGTAGTACAGGGCTTCTGGACCGTCTCTTACAAAGGCATCAACAATGCGAATGTGGCTATCAAATACATTCAGAAGGCGCCAGTCAGCGAAGAACTGAAGTCGCGTACGATTGCAGAAGCACGTTTTCTCCGGGCACTGTTCTACTTCTACCTGGTACAGCTGTATGATGGTGTGCCCATGCCAACAGAAGCTGATAACCCGGAAGCGGACAAAGAAGGCTACCCACGCCGTACGGCGGAGGAAGTATATCAGCTGGTGATCACAGATCTGCAGTTTGCCGCCGACCACCTGAACAGCAAAGGCACTAACGGACCCGACGCTGGCCGCGCCACCAAAGAAGCGGCCACCGCGCTGTTGGGAAAGGTATACCTGACACGTAAACAGTACGATCTTGCGAAGAGCATACTGGCGCCCCTGCTCACATCTTCAAAGACAACGCTGATGCCAGCATATGCAGATCTCTTTGTAGAAAAAAATGAGAACAATACAGAGTCACTTTTTGAAGTGCAGTTCTCCAACGAACCGGACAACACCAGCAATATGGCTAATAATACCGGCGCCTGGCAGATCAACTCTCCCGGCCTGTCGGGGGCAGGTGGACATGTCATCATTCCGACTGACTATTTCTTTAACAGCTTTGAAGACGGAGACCTGCGCAAAGACGCTACCTTCCGTACTATATTTTATGATGTGAACGGGAATGTGGTAGATTATTCCTGGTGGGCAGATGTTGGAAAACCACACGTTAAAAAATTCGACATCACCGCCGGAGTGTCTGTCAGTGGTTCACAATCTTCCAGGAACATGTACTATCTGCGTCTCGCAGATGTGATACTCATGCATGCGGAAGCAGCCAATGAAAGCAATGACATCAATACTGCCCTCGGTGAGCTGAACATCATACGGGCACGTGCAGGACTGGACAAATGGGAAAAGGCGCATGGAGGACTGCCATCACAGGACCAGCTGCGTGACGCGATCATGACTGAACGGATGCATGAACTGGGCTTTGAAGGGTGGAGATGGTTTGACCTGAAAAGGACCGGTAAACTGATAGAGACCGTGAAAGCGAATAATATAGATGCCACGCCTAACATCCAGCAGAAACACCTGTTATATCCTATTCCGGCAAAAGAATTTGAGAACAATCCGAAACTTACTCCTAAAGATCAAAACCCAGGCTATTAA
- a CDS encoding alpha-galactosidase has product MNYSGKILLSGLLTCLGVTTVQAQHISQSPDSVVIANDHVRLHVDTRTGYIDYRFHNGVVLQHTIAGIDELQAGHLTTASFSKHQCSTQPVKDATGNGTLLTIIHSNPAGALQLEQQITVYEQAPHLLLKVQATSNTLLETRHISPLSILPEQQGYLTIPGNAPRILDVPFDNDNWVPVVTRQWPSAAGMSYEFTAIYDQHTMAGLVAGSITHDTWKTGLQYKAGETTGRLDSFIVYGGAATKDEKRLPPAYGGLDGTHDHLSHGTLQGRIIASPVILLSATSDTREAFRTYGQVNVQMAGNREWKGHAPFYWNSFGVENVLGYTKVMMPPGVIKTSDFLATLDNFNRYAEPVLSVDSYDQSVYTTSLLTSLSKYGRKKHQQMGFYFIPFAVWTWKNTVETQQLSGTPTPLSEVVLRDNNRQPIMYKEGDWAAYAIDPSHPATRASIIQQLLKAKAIHATFLKIDFLTAGALESSTRYNRNIRTGMQAYNEGMKMLRSLVDSILGPDIFITMAISPIFPHQYAHTRFISTDVYSHLRDDQPGFPHYGSTAASLATGSHLTWMQGTLWPFTNLDVVVMKNFQQNPDLSEQEIKVRLYAMMVMGSILGDGSDFRQKVAADRARQYLNNPALCAYFSQPVAFTPVKTSDGDTQDQQLTFYRKGDTTLLAMFNFVKDTTFESRWQTAGLTGTHDYEIRDFMSNALLGEVRKDQVSFTLSVPARDALLVKLVPRD; this is encoded by the coding sequence ATGAATTATTCCGGTAAAATATTACTGAGTGGCCTGCTCACCTGCCTGGGTGTAACCACCGTACAGGCGCAGCATATCAGTCAGTCACCCGATAGCGTGGTCATCGCTAATGATCATGTCCGCCTGCATGTTGATACCCGTACCGGGTATATTGATTACCGCTTCCATAACGGAGTAGTACTGCAACACACAATAGCTGGTATCGACGAATTACAGGCAGGTCATTTAACAACGGCCAGTTTTTCTAAACATCAGTGCAGTACACAACCCGTTAAGGACGCTACCGGCAATGGGACGCTGCTGACAATCATTCACAGTAACCCTGCCGGTGCATTACAACTGGAGCAACAGATCACGGTGTATGAACAAGCCCCGCACCTGCTGCTGAAAGTGCAGGCTACCAGTAATACCTTGCTTGAAACACGCCACATCTCTCCACTAAGCATTCTCCCGGAACAACAGGGTTACCTGACCATCCCGGGCAATGCGCCCCGTATACTCGATGTACCATTTGACAATGATAACTGGGTACCCGTTGTAACCCGGCAATGGCCTTCCGCAGCCGGCATGAGTTATGAGTTTACAGCTATTTATGATCAGCATACAATGGCAGGACTGGTAGCAGGTAGTATTACACATGATACCTGGAAAACGGGGTTGCAGTATAAGGCGGGTGAGACAACCGGAAGGCTCGATTCTTTCATTGTCTATGGCGGTGCGGCTACGAAAGACGAAAAGCGTCTGCCACCGGCTTACGGCGGACTGGATGGCACGCACGATCATCTGTCTCATGGCACCTTACAGGGGCGCATAATAGCATCTCCGGTGATCTTGCTCTCAGCTACCAGTGATACGAGAGAAGCGTTCCGGACTTACGGTCAGGTGAATGTGCAGATGGCGGGTAACCGTGAGTGGAAGGGGCATGCACCGTTTTACTGGAACAGCTTCGGCGTTGAGAATGTATTGGGCTACACGAAAGTCATGATGCCACCGGGCGTCATCAAAACATCGGACTTCCTCGCCACGCTGGACAACTTCAACAGGTATGCCGAGCCGGTGCTCAGCGTAGACTCTTATGACCAGTCCGTTTATACCACCTCTCTCCTGACATCGCTGTCTAAGTATGGACGAAAAAAACATCAGCAGATGGGCTTTTACTTTATCCCGTTTGCAGTATGGACCTGGAAGAATACCGTCGAAACGCAGCAGTTGTCGGGTACACCGACCCCGCTCAGTGAAGTGGTGCTGCGCGATAATAACAGACAGCCCATCATGTATAAAGAAGGTGACTGGGCGGCTTATGCCATTGACCCGTCTCACCCGGCAACAAGAGCTTCCATTATACAACAGTTACTGAAAGCCAAAGCTATTCATGCCACCTTCCTGAAGATCGACTTTCTGACGGCAGGAGCACTCGAATCCAGCACACGCTATAACAGGAACATCCGGACGGGCATGCAGGCTTATAATGAAGGCATGAAAATGCTACGTTCACTTGTTGATTCCATCCTGGGACCGGACATCTTTATTACGATGGCCATCTCGCCGATCTTCCCGCATCAGTATGCACATACCCGCTTTATCTCTACAGATGTTTACTCACACCTGAGAGATGATCAGCCGGGGTTTCCTCATTATGGTAGTACAGCTGCCTCGCTGGCAACAGGTTCACACCTTACCTGGATGCAGGGTACGCTGTGGCCGTTTACAAATCTGGATGTGGTCGTAATGAAGAATTTCCAGCAGAACCCGGATCTTAGCGAGCAGGAAATCAAAGTCCGCCTATATGCCATGATGGTAATGGGGAGTATACTGGGTGATGGTTCTGACTTCCGGCAAAAAGTAGCCGCTGACAGGGCAAGGCAATACCTGAATAACCCGGCATTGTGCGCTTATTTCAGTCAGCCGGTAGCCTTCACACCTGTAAAGACCTCCGACGGTGACACACAGGACCAGCAGTTGACCTTTTATCGTAAAGGAGATACCACCCTACTGGCCATGTTCAATTTCGTAAAAGACACCACCTTTGAAAGCCGTTGGCAAACAGCAGGTCTCACCGGCACACACGATTATGAGATCAGGGACTTTATGAGTAATGCCCTGTTGGGAGAGGTCCGTAAAGATCAGGTATCCTTTACGCTCAGCGTACCGGCCCGCGACGCATTACTGGTGAAGCTGGTACCGCGCGATTAA
- a CDS encoding AraC family transcriptional regulator, whose amino-acid sequence MKEKVLKKREGFEGQQLIVVPRKISADFLTRDPITRQLYITDIGYYPKARFHYVKRPAGVSQHIIIYCIEGKGWVEIDKKRTDIGPSQFVIIPANTPHKYMSDEHEPWTIYWTHFKGEISAYVVELILQRTKNNCLHLTYNETRIRLFEDICINLQKGYGGDNLRYVNMTFNHFLSSLLYEEKFNHAGEEQRQDVIGRTISMMQEKLDRVITLQEFAGYAELSVSHFSAVFREKTGYSPIEYFNHLKIQKSCQHLLFSKATVKEIALRLGVEDQYYFSRMFSKLMGMSPSEYRNRNTTV is encoded by the coding sequence ATGAAGGAAAAGGTATTAAAGAAGCGGGAGGGGTTTGAAGGGCAGCAACTGATCGTGGTGCCGAGGAAGATTTCGGCGGATTTCCTGACGCGGGACCCTATCACCCGTCAGCTGTATATTACCGATATCGGGTATTATCCCAAGGCGCGGTTTCACTATGTCAAAAGACCTGCCGGCGTCAGCCAGCATATCATTATATATTGTATAGAAGGAAAAGGCTGGGTGGAGATAGACAAAAAGCGGACAGATATAGGGCCTTCCCAGTTTGTGATCATACCGGCGAATACACCGCATAAATATATGTCTGATGAACACGAACCATGGACAATATACTGGACACATTTCAAAGGCGAGATCTCGGCATATGTCGTAGAACTGATCTTGCAGCGTACGAAGAACAACTGCCTGCATCTGACGTATAACGAAACGCGTATACGCTTATTTGAAGACATATGCATCAACCTGCAAAAAGGGTATGGTGGTGACAACCTGCGATACGTCAACATGACGTTCAATCATTTCCTATCGTCATTACTGTATGAAGAGAAGTTTAACCATGCGGGTGAGGAGCAACGGCAGGATGTGATCGGGCGTACTATCAGTATGATGCAGGAGAAGCTGGATAGGGTGATCACTTTACAGGAGTTTGCCGGTTACGCGGAATTATCTGTATCTCATTTTTCAGCCGTGTTCAGGGAAAAGACCGGCTATTCACCGATAGAATATTTTAATCATTTGAAAATACAGAAGTCCTGTCAGCATCTGTTATTCTCAAAGGCTACCGTGAAAGAGATAGCTCTCAGACTGGGAGTGGAGGATCAGTATTATTTCTCGCGAATGTTTTCGAAGCTGATGGGGATGTCACCCTCCGAGTACAGGAACAGGAATACGACGGTATAA
- a CDS encoding SusC/RagA family TonB-linked outer membrane protein, giving the protein MKRSLSLLLLLLTFHTWVVAQNKPLGGKVVDAASGKPLPFVTITGNGKGTSMKTDADGGFTLPATKATLSFRYVGYKTQTITVSPGETSLLVKLESDISGLDEVVVIGYGQQKKKDITSAVSSLSGKEISELPATSINSALQARVPGVQITSAGYQPGAGTTIKIRGINSIMQGDGPIYVVDGVILTGDIREINPYDIESVDVLKDASAAAIYGARAASGVVIITTKKARTGRASVDYNGYYGVQKIVKTYDFIDGAQYGYLRRLAWADEDPNAWPMNNPETDRKIFSAVELKSLAEGKTYNWPDAITHAAQQQSHTLSISNGIGKNKVYLSGNYLNQDGIIRGSNMKRYSLKANIESAVTDKLSIGLNTNFSHIGTDIVSNEAYYGAVTMSPLRPIYDSAGNPLIEIDPSTGNLTANNPLTLTKDAVNHRVDDRMIGNIYLDYKLFPGLSFRSNLGADIYKNQQFEYYPRTTSDGYLLKGLAKVQNFGFRDWLWENTFTYDYNPSEDHSLNLLSGFTFQKRRQEWNFEQASGFPTDELSYKNMSLANRRDYILSDYFNWSTSSLLGRAIYKYKQRYILNFTARYDGSSRFGAQNRHGFFPSVSGAWRLIDEPFLGVKFKSRVNDAKIRMSYGVIGNQDISYDKIYSRMNAASYPFNGNTQSTGYQIGSAKGNDALKWESQHQFNTGFDVAVLNSRVQLSFDYYNKNIKNLLLQRGLAPSQGFDTMMINVASMNTKGIDIGIKLAPVKTPNFDWQIDLNWSRYRSKVTSLLPGRDSLSPYLKVGEAPNSLIVDYVFDGIYNKGDDFSLNPTGKPGDVRIKDLNNDGIINQYDRAIVGRTTPKAWGGIWNYFRYKRVSLTVFASYMYGHNIYNKAYMDYVYSDGRRVILKDGLNYWTPENPGANLPRPNAFGSSTRTLPQGSSSFAVQKGDFLRIRNITLAYDLSPTLLAKLKIRSLGIYGQVMEPFLFTGYKGTDPEIGVGMGSYDIYPRFSTYLFGLKMGL; this is encoded by the coding sequence ATGAAAAGATCTTTATCCCTGCTTCTACTACTGCTTACCTTCCACACATGGGTAGTGGCACAAAACAAACCGCTCGGGGGGAAAGTGGTGGATGCCGCCTCTGGTAAGCCACTGCCTTTCGTCACTATCACCGGCAACGGCAAAGGCACGTCCATGAAGACGGACGCCGATGGCGGATTCACACTTCCTGCAACCAAAGCCACGCTTAGCTTTCGTTATGTAGGATATAAGACTCAAACGATCACCGTCAGTCCGGGAGAGACGTCCCTGCTCGTCAAACTGGAATCAGACATCTCCGGACTAGACGAAGTAGTGGTAATAGGATACGGACAACAAAAAAAGAAAGACATCACCAGCGCGGTGTCCAGTCTCTCCGGGAAAGAGATTTCGGAACTGCCGGCTACTTCTATTAACAGTGCATTACAGGCAAGAGTGCCTGGTGTACAGATCACCAGCGCAGGTTATCAGCCAGGTGCAGGTACCACTATTAAGATCCGGGGGATCAATAGCATCATGCAGGGAGATGGCCCGATCTATGTTGTCGATGGTGTGATCCTCACCGGCGATATACGTGAGATCAACCCATATGACATCGAATCTGTAGATGTGTTAAAAGACGCTTCTGCTGCAGCTATATATGGCGCCAGAGCCGCTTCCGGCGTAGTCATCATCACCACAAAAAAAGCCAGGACGGGAAGAGCGTCTGTTGACTACAACGGCTATTACGGCGTTCAGAAAATCGTTAAGACCTACGACTTCATTGATGGTGCCCAGTATGGATACCTGCGCAGGCTGGCATGGGCTGACGAAGATCCCAATGCCTGGCCGATGAACAATCCGGAGACCGACAGGAAGATCTTCAGTGCGGTAGAACTCAAAAGTCTGGCTGAAGGCAAGACCTACAACTGGCCGGATGCCATCACTCATGCAGCACAACAGCAAAGTCATACGCTGAGTATCTCCAATGGTATTGGCAAGAATAAGGTCTATCTCAGTGGCAACTATCTCAACCAGGATGGCATCATCAGGGGGTCAAATATGAAACGTTATAGTCTGAAAGCGAACATTGAATCAGCTGTAACAGATAAACTGTCTATCGGACTAAATACCAACTTCTCTCATATCGGTACTGACATTGTCAGCAACGAGGCCTACTATGGCGCAGTTACCATGAGCCCATTGCGTCCTATCTATGATTCTGCCGGTAATCCACTGATAGAAATTGACCCCAGTACAGGTAATCTGACAGCCAATAATCCGCTGACACTGACCAAAGACGCCGTTAACCACCGTGTAGACGACAGAATGATCGGTAACATTTACCTGGATTATAAGCTCTTCCCTGGGTTGAGCTTCCGCTCGAACCTGGGTGCTGATATTTACAAAAACCAGCAATTTGAATACTATCCCAGAACGACCAGCGACGGTTACCTGTTAAAAGGGCTTGCCAAGGTACAGAACTTCGGGTTCAGGGACTGGTTGTGGGAGAATACCTTTACCTATGACTATAATCCTTCTGAGGATCATTCACTGAACCTCCTGTCTGGCTTCACCTTCCAGAAAAGAAGACAGGAATGGAACTTTGAACAGGCTTCAGGCTTTCCAACAGATGAACTGAGTTATAAGAACATGAGCCTCGCCAACAGAAGAGACTATATACTGAGTGACTATTTTAACTGGTCAACCAGCTCACTGCTGGGAAGGGCCATCTATAAATACAAGCAACGCTATATCCTGAACTTCACTGCCCGTTATGACGGGTCATCGCGCTTTGGTGCACAGAACCGTCATGGATTCTTTCCTTCAGTCAGTGGTGCATGGAGACTCATAGATGAACCCTTTCTTGGCGTGAAATTCAAATCACGGGTCAACGATGCCAAGATCAGGATGAGTTATGGTGTGATCGGCAATCAGGATATTTCCTATGATAAGATCTACTCCCGCATGAATGCTGCCAGTTATCCATTCAATGGTAATACGCAGTCCACCGGCTACCAGATAGGCAGTGCCAAAGGCAATGATGCGCTAAAATGGGAAAGTCAGCATCAGTTCAATACAGGCTTTGATGTAGCCGTACTAAACTCACGCGTACAGCTTTCTTTCGATTACTATAACAAAAACATTAAAAACCTGCTGTTACAAAGAGGACTCGCGCCTTCACAGGGATTCGATACGATGATGATCAACGTAGCGTCCATGAATACAAAGGGCATTGATATTGGCATTAAACTCGCGCCTGTTAAGACGCCCAACTTCGACTGGCAGATAGATCTGAACTGGTCAAGATACCGTTCGAAAGTCACATCGCTGCTGCCAGGCAGGGACTCCCTCAGTCCTTATCTGAAAGTAGGAGAAGCACCGAACAGCCTGATCGTAGATTATGTGTTTGACGGGATCTACAATAAAGGCGATGACTTCTCACTGAACCCTACAGGAAAACCGGGGGATGTACGTATAAAAGACCTGAACAACGACGGTATCATCAACCAGTATGACCGTGCTATTGTAGGACGTACTACGCCCAAAGCCTGGGGAGGTATCTGGAACTACTTCCGGTATAAAAGAGTGTCGCTGACAGTATTCGCCAGCTATATGTACGGGCATAATATCTATAACAAGGCGTACATGGACTATGTATATTCCGATGGCCGCCGGGTGATCCTGAAAGACGGACTGAATTACTGGACACCGGAGAACCCGGGAGCAAATTTGCCAAGACCCAATGCCTTCGGCAGTTCTACAAGAACACTACCACAGGGTTCTTCCAGCTTTGCAGTGCAGAAAGGAGACTTCCTCCGCATCAGGAATATCACCCTGGCGTACGACCTCTCTCCTACCCTGCTGGCAAAGCTAAAGATCAGATCACTGGGCATCTATGGCCAGGTAATGGAACCATTCCTCTTCACAGGATATAAAGGTACTGATCCTGAGATCGGTGTGGGTATGGGTTCGTATGATATCTATCCCCGCTTCTCTACTTATCTGTTCGGTTTAAAAATGGGGCTGTAA